A region from the Triticum aestivum cultivar Chinese Spring chromosome 3D, IWGSC CS RefSeq v2.1, whole genome shotgun sequence genome encodes:
- the LOC123078844 gene encoding mitochondrial carrier protein CoAc1, giving the protein MGTPSQGSAAVAAARVDLCALDLMPVFAKEMIAGGVAGAFSKTAIAPLERLKILLQTRTNEFRSLGVLKSLNKLRKHDGVLGFYKGNGASVLRIVPYAALHYMAYERYRCWILGNCPTLGTGPVVDLLAGSASGGTAVLCTYPLDLARTKLAFQVNNNDQLSNGLKRPSAPPSYGGIKDVFRGVYSEGGVRALYRGVGPTLMGILPYAGLKFYIYEGLKAHVPEDYKNSVTLKLSCGAAAGLFGQTLTYPLDVVRRQMQVQSHLQHDQSGGPRITGTFQGLKIIKQTQGWRQLFAGLSLNYIKVVPSVAIGFTAYDTMKHLLKIPPRESIKPEQGSA; this is encoded by the exons ATGGGTACCCCCTCGCAGGGCTCGGCTGCCGTGGCGGCGGCCCGGGTCGACCTCTGCGCGCTGGACCTCATGCCCGTCTTCGCCAAGGAGATGATTGCCGGCGGGGTCGCCGGTGCTTTCTCCAAGACCGCCATCGCGCCGCTCGAGCGCCTCAAGATATTGCTACAG ACTAGAACAAATGAGTTCAGGTCTCTCGGAGTTCTGAAATCCTTGAATAAACTGAGAAAACATGATGGCGTCTTGGGATTTTACAA GGGAAATGGTGCCAGTGTGTTAAGAATTGTTCCTTATGCTGCATTACATTATATGGCGTATGAGCGATACAGGTGTTGGATCTTGGGTAACTGCCCTACACTTGGCACAGGACCTGTGGTAGATCTTTTAGCAGGCTCAGCATCAGGGGGGACTGCAGTCTTGTGCACTTATCCCTTGGACTTGGCTAGGACCAAGCTTGCATTCCAG GTTAATAACAATGATCAACTGAGCAATGGTTTGAAAAGGCCAAGTGCTCCACCATCATATGGAGGAATAAAAGATGTCTTCAGAGGTGTTTACTCAGAAGGTGGAGTGCGGGCGCTGTATCGTGGAGTAG GTCCAACGCTAATGGGAATACTCCCCTATGCTGGTCTTAAATTCTACATATATGAAGGGCTGAAGGCACACGTACCTGAAGATTACAAAAATTCTGTCACATTAAAACTATCCTGTGGTGCCGCAGCTGGTTTATTTGGACAGACTTTAACCTACCCACTAGATGTAGTCAGGAGACAAATGCAG GTTCAAAGTCATCTGCAGCATGATCAGTCTGGTGGCCCACGAATAACAGGTACATTCCAGGGGCTTAAGATCATCAAACAAACACAGGGATGGAGACAATTATTTGCTGGTCTGAGCCTCAATTATATCAAG GTGGTACCCTCAGTGGCTATTGGTTTCACCGCATACGACACAATGAAGCATTTGCTGAAGATACCTCCGAGAGAGAGCATAAAGCCTGAGCAAGGTTCTGCTTGA